A stretch of Miscanthus floridulus cultivar M001 chromosome 13, ASM1932011v1, whole genome shotgun sequence DNA encodes these proteins:
- the LOC136500627 gene encoding BAG family molecular chaperone regulator 1-like: MMRGNREQRVAFSPMKEAVPAVPKEEVWEVRPGGMLVQKRSPDAEPPPGRAPVPTIRVKVKFNGVYHEIYINSQASFGELKKLLSEKTGLHPDDQKVVYKDKERDSKAFLDMAGVKDRSKMVMLEDPAAKAKRLLEERRTSKAERATKAIARVALDVDKLATKVSALETIVSKGGKVVDADVVTLTEALMTELVKLDSIAAVDGEVKVARRAQEKRVQKYVETLDAVRAKNKAAAAAPVAKASNNNKARPPRPPPAHQNQHHQRRQFQPPAPTTATAPVPQTQTASWETFDLLSSVPSTSAAPVTSMAPATTTTPSPRFEWELF; the protein is encoded by the exons ATGATGCGCGGGAACCGGGAGCAGAGGGTGGCCTTCTCGCCGATGAAGGAGGCGGTCCCCGCGGTGCCCAAGGAGGAGGTGTGGGAGGTCCGCCCCGGCGGCATGCTGGTGCAGAAGCGGAGCCCCGACGCGGAGCCGCCCCCCGggcgcgcgcccgtgcccaccATCCGCGTCAAGGTCAAGTTCAACGGCGTCTACCACGAGATCTACATCAACTCCCAGGCATCCTTCG GCGAGCTCAAGAAGCTGCTGTCGGAGAAGACGGGCCTGCACCCGGACGACCAGAAGGTGGTGTACAAGGACAAGGAGAGGGACTCCAAGGCGTTCCTGGACATGGCGGGCGTCAAGGACCGCTCCAAGATGGTCATGCTCGAGGACCCCGCCGCCAAGGCCAAGCGCCTCCTCGAGGAGCGCCGGACCAGCAAGGCCGAGCGCGCCACCAAGGCCATCGCCCGCGTCGCACTCGACGTCGACAAGCTCGCCACCAAG GTGTCGGCGCTGGAGACGATCGTGAGCAAGGGCGGCAAGGTCGTGGACGCGGACGTGGTGACGCTGACCGAGGCGCTGATGACCGAGCTGGTGAAGCTGGACTCCATCGCCGCTGTTGACGGGGAGGTGAAGGTGGCGCGGCGGGCGCAGGAGAAGCGGGTGCAGAAGTACGTGGAGACCCTGGACGCCGTCCGCGCCAAGaacaaggcggcggcggcggcgccggtggccaaggccagcaacaacaacaaggcgcggccgccgcgcccgcccccGGCGCATCAGAACCAGCACCACCAGCGGCGGCAGTTCCAGCCGCCGGCGCCCACCACGGCGACGGCGCCGGTGCCGCAGACCCAGACGGCGAGCTGGGAGACGTTCGACCTGCTGTCGTCGGTGCCGTCGACGTCGGCGGCCCCCGTGACGAGCATGGCCCCCGCGACCACCACCACGCCGTCCCCGCGCTTCGAGTGGGAGCTCTTCTAG